In Microtus ochrogaster isolate Prairie Vole_2 linkage group LG9, MicOch1.0, whole genome shotgun sequence, the following are encoded in one genomic region:
- the LOC101986215 gene encoding 60S ribosomal protein L31-like — MSPAKKGGEKKKGPSAINKAYTINIHKHIHGMGFKKRAPRALKEIWKLAMKKMGTPDVQIDTRLNKAVWGKGIRNVSYCILIRVHLSRKRNEDEGSPKKLYTLVTYMPVNTLKNLQTINMDEN, encoded by the exons ATGTCTCCCGCAAAGAAGGGTGGCGAGAAGAAGAAGGGCCCGTCTGCCATCAACAAAGCATACACGATCAACATTCACAAGCACATCCATGGCATGGGCTTTAAGAAGCGTGCCCCTAGGGCACTCAAAGAAATCTGGAAATTGGCCATGAAGAAAATGGGGACTCCAGATGTGCAGATTGATACCAGGCTCAATAAAGCCGTCTGGGGCAAAGGAATAAGAAATGTTTCATACTGTATCCT TATCCGGGTACATTTGTCCAGAAAACGTAATGAGGATGAGGGCTCACCAAAGAAGCTCTACACATTGGTAACTTACATGCCTgttaacacattaaaaaatctACAGACAATCAATATGGATGAGAACTAA